In Aspergillus fumigatus Af293 chromosome 4, whole genome shotgun sequence, one genomic interval encodes:
- a CDS encoding ATP-dependent RNA helicase MTR4, with translation MDELFDVFEDQPQAAAKVTDVAPKRPKKDKSKKRQVNGDVKENGAATEPKEDIEIPDAPTGELADGEQAEAPATENNEQQPDAKRPRLEKEPQPVLADEFETAQEREVAASAGLQAAKETTSVKLSHQVRHQVAIPPNYPYVPISQHKPPENPARVWPFTLDPFQQVAVASIQREESVLVSAHTSAGKTVVAEYAIAQSLKNNQRVIYTSPIKALSNQKYREFAAEFGDVGLMTGDVTINPTATCLVMTTEILRSMLYRGSEIMREVAWVIFDEIHYMRDAIRGVVWEETIILLPDKVRYVFLSATIPNAMQFAEWIVKMHNQPCHVVYTDFRPTPLQHYFFPAGGEGIFLVVDEKGAFREENFQKAMGSIADKKGDDPSDAMAKRKGKGKDKRLNKGGNEGPSDIYKIVKMIMLKNLNPVIVFSFSKRECEACALKMSTLAFNDDSEKEMVSKVFNSAIEMLSEEDRNLPQIQNILPLLRRGIGVHHSGLLPILKETIEILFQEGLIKVLFATETFSIGLNMPAKTVVFTSVRKFDGFSQRWVTPSEFVQMSGRAGRRGLDDRGIVIMMVGEEMDPAVAKEIVRGEQDRLNSAFHLGYNMILNLMRVEGISPEFMLERCFYQFQNTAGVADLEKQLQEFEEKRANMTIPDEGTIREYYELRTQLDKYADDIQAVISHPDYSLPFMLPGRLVHIKHKDKDFGWGVVVNYKQRKPPKNSTEEIPRDKRYVVDVLLNIAEGPSVATKTFEELPSGVRPVKEGENSRMEVVPVLTECIRAISHIRMKLPKDLNPKEAKNGVKKSLAEIHKRFPDGIATLDPIEDMNIKDESFKKLLRKVEVLESRLLSNPLHNSPRLPELYEQYSEKVELGTKIKETKKKISEAMSIMQLDELKCRKRVLRRFGFINEAEVVQLKARVACEISTGDELMLSELLFNGFFNKLTPEQIAAVLSVFVFEEKSKETPALTRDELAKPLKEIQAQARIVAKVSQESKLAVNEEEYVNSFHWELMEVIYEWANGKSFADICGMTDVYEGSLIRVFRRLEECLRQMAQASKVMGNEELESKFEEALTKVRRDIVAAQSLYL, from the exons ATGGATGAACTCTTTGATGTTTTCGAAGACCAGCCTCAAGCGGCAGCCAAGGTCACCGATGTCGCACCCAAGCGgcccaagaaggacaagagcaagaagcgtCAGGTAAATGGCGATGTGAAGGAAAATGGCGCAGCGACAGAGCCCAAGGAGGATATTGAGATTCCCGATGCGCCAACTGGAGAACTCGCGGATGGGGAACAGGCTGAAGCGCCTGCGACCGAGAACAACGAGCAACAGCCTGATGCGAAACGTCCACGACTGGAGAAGGAACCGCAACCTGTATTAGCAGACGAATTCGAGACGGCGCAGGAGCGTGAGGTTGCAGCATCTGCAGGTCTACAAGCCGCAAAGGAAACAACTTCGGTCAAGTTGTCGCACCAGGTTCGGCATCAAGTCGCCATTCCGCCCAACTATCCATATGTACCAATCTCGCAACACAAGCCGCCTGAGAACCCTGCGAGGGTATGGCCGTTCACGCTCGATCCGTTCCAGCAAGTTGCCGTTGCATCCATACAGAGAGAGGAAAGTGTTCTAGTCTCGGCTCATACCAGTGCCGGTAAGACGGTAGTTGCGGAGTACGCCATCGCGCAAAGTCTGAAGAACAACCAAAGAGTCATCTACACAAGTCCTATAAAGGCTTTAAGTAACCAAAAATACCGAGAGTTTGCGGCAGAATTTGGGGATGTTGGTTTAATGACAGGAGATGTCACTATCAACCCAACAGCGACCTGTCTGGTCATGACAACAGAG ATTCTCAGGTCCATGTTGTACCGCGGTTCAGAGATTATGCGCGAAGTTGCATGGGTCATTTTTGACGAGATTCATTACATGCGTGATGCCA TTCGAGGCGTGGTTTGGGAAGAGACTATCATCTTGCTACCGGACAAGGTCAGATATGTATTCTTGTCGGCGACAATTCCCAATGCTATGCAGTTCGCCGAATGGATCGTCAAGATGCACAACCAACCCTGCCACGTCGTATATACTGATTTCAGACCTACTCCTCTACAACACTACTTCTTCCCCGCGGGTGGCGAGgggatcttcctcgtcgttgACGAAAAAGGAGCGTTCCGCGAAGAGAACTTCCAAAAGGCAATGGGCAGTATCGCAGACAAGAAGGGAGATGACCCGTCCGATGCTATGGCCAAGAGGAAGGGAAAGGGTAAAGACAAGAGGTTGAATAAGGGCGGAAATGAAGGCCCGAGCGACATTTACAAGATCGTGAAAATGATCATGCTGAAGAACCTCAATCCCGTCATTGTCTTCAGTTTCAGCAAACGTGAATGCGAGGCATGCGCTCTCAAGATGAGTACTTTGGCTTTCAATGATGATTCGGAGAAGGAAATGGTATCCAAGGTTTTCAACAGCGCTATCGAGATGCTTTCCGAAGAAGACAGGAATCTGCCTCAAATTCAAAACATTCTTCCTCTGCTCCGGAGAGGTATCGGTGTCCACCATTCTGGGTTGCTTCCTATTCTCAAAGAGACCATTGAGATTCTCTTCCAAGAAGGACTTATCAAGGTGCTCTTCGCGACAGAAACATTCTCAATCGGTCTGAACATGCCTGCGAAGACTGTAGTTTTCACGAGCGTCCGGAAATTTGACGGTTTTAGCCAACGCTGGGTAACGCCGTCCGAATTCGTCCAGATGTCTGGCCGAGCTGGTCGAAGAGGTCTTGATGACCGCGGTATCGTGATCATGATGGTTGGTGAAGAGATGGATCCTGCGGTGGCGAAGGAGATTGTGCGTGGAGAGCAGGATAGGCTCAACTCGGCTTTCCATTTGGGTTACAATATGATACTGAACCTGATGCGTGTGGAAGGCATCTCGCCCGAGTTCATGCTCGAGAGATGCTTCTACCAATTCCAAAACACGGCTGGTGTTGCCGACCTTGAGAAAC AACTCCAGGAATTTGAAGAAAAGAGGGCCAACATGACCATTCCTGACGAAGGCACCATTCGCGAATACTACGAACTAAGGACGCAGCTCGACAAGTATGCAGATGACATACAGGCAGTCATCAGCCACCCAGATTATTCTTTGCCATTTATGTTACCAGGTCGTTTAGTGCACATCAAGCACAAAGACAAAGACTTCGGATGGGGTGTGGTTGTCAATTACAAGCAACGGAAGCCACCAAAGAATTCAACGGAGGAGATTCCTCGTGACAAGAGGTATGTCGTCGATGTTTTGCTCAATATTGCCGAAGGGCCGTCTGTGGCCACAAAAACGTTTGAGGAGTTACCGTCGGGAGTCAGGCCAGTGAAAGAAGGGGAAAACTCTCGGATGGAGGTCGTTCCAGTCCTTACCGAATGCATCCGTGCCATCTCGCATATACGCATGAAACTTCCCAAAGACCTGAACCCAAAAGAGGCGAAAAACGGCGTTAAGAAATCTCTTGCTGAGATCCATAAGCGGTTCCCTGATGGCATTGCTACACTTGACCCGATTGAGGATATGAATATCAAGGACGAAAGTTTCAAGAAACTACTCAGG AAAGTGGAGGTCCTCGAGTCTCGTTTGCTTTCCAACCCACTGCACAACTCACCCCGCCTACCAGAACTTTATGAGCAATATTCCGAGAAGGTAGAGTTGGGGACGAAGATaaaggagacgaagaagaagatttccGAGGCTATGTCCATCAtgcagcttgatgagctCAAGTGCCGTAAGCGGGTACTTCGTCGGTTCGGTTTCATCAACGAGGCCGAAGTCGTGCAGTTGAAGGCACGAGTCGCCTGCGAGATCAGCACGGGAGATGAGCTCATGCTCAGCGAGCTTCTTTTCAACGGTTTCTTCAACAAACTTACTCCGGAACAGATCGCTGCTGTATTGAGTGTATTCGTTTTCGAGGAGAAGTCCAAAGAAACTCCTGCTCTCACGCGGGACGAGCTGGCGAAGCCCCTAAAGGAAATCCAAGCGCAGGCCCGGATAGTTGCCAAGGTCTCTCAAGAATCCAAGCTGGCTGTGAACGAGGAGGAATATGTAAACAGTTTCCACTGGGAGCTTATGGAGGTCATCTACGAATGGGCGAACGGCAAGTCCTTTGCTGATATCTG TGGAATGACCGATGTTTATGAAGGATCCTTGATCCGGGTCTTCCGTCGATTGGAGGAGTGTCTCCGTCAGATGGCACAAGCCTCCAAGGTTATGGGTAATGAGGAACTCGAGAGCAAATTTGAGGAAGCTCTGACTAAGGTGCGCAGGGACATTGTGGCCGCACAGTCCCTGTACTTGTAA
- a CDS encoding cytochrome c1 heme lyase CYT2, producing the protein MGAGASTPSVPPTDSAPAVTCPVDHKTREVWLQQHKASGGAPHPLPGEEEKTKPKLQRPLSTDREVSSIPRAFDASSSASSSQAPAACPSPYAASHGTPSNAEAETGHDQNTGNWIYPSERQFFEALVRKGNTPATTSSASELATTVASIIPIHNAVNERAWKQILEWESLAPSSDPGSKKCGGPKLYSFRGLGVDPQFLSPRARFNSLLGYQKPFDRHDWVVERCDGERVEYVIDFYQGKSSGTDGAAAGLTANAGPGKLSFYLDVRPKLNTFEGWRMRFRRFTGL; encoded by the coding sequence ATGGGCGCCGGTGCAAGTACACCATCCGTTCCCCCTACAGACTCAGCGCCCGCTGTGACTTGTCCTGTCGACCACAAAACCCGTGAGGTATGGTTGCAGCAGCACAAGGCTTCGGGCGGAGCTCCCCATCCTTTACccggcgaagaagagaaaacgaAGCCAAAGCTCCAGCGGCCTTTGTCCACCGATCGTGAAGTGAGCAGTATACCACGCGCTTTCGACGcctcatcgtcagcatcGTCCTCTCAAGCGCCCGCTGCATGTCCGTCGCCATATGCCGCATCGCACGGCACACCATCGAATGCAGAGGCCGAGACGGGTCATGACCAGAATACAGGCAATTGGATCTATCCGTCTGAGCGACAATTCTTCGAGGCTCTAGTACGGAAAGGAAACACGCCTGCGACCACAAGCTCCGCGTCCGAGCTGGCGACAACAGTAGCATCGATTATCCCTATCCATAACGCCGTCAACGAGCGTGCTTGGAAGCAGATCCTTGAATGGGAAAGTCTGGCGCCGTCATCAGATCCTGGTAGCAAGAAATGCGGTGGACCAAAGCTGTATTCATTCCGCGGGCTGGGCGTCGACCCCCAGTTTCTTAGTCCCCGCGCCCGCTTCAACAGCTTGCTAGGATACCAAAAGCCCTTCGACCGACATGACTGGGTGGTGGAAAGATGTGATGGTGAGCGTGTTGAGTACGTCATTGATTTCTACCAAGGGAAGTCATCAGGAACGGACGGCGCTGCAGCAGGATTGACGGCCAACGCGGGGCCAGGGAAACTCAGTTTCTACCTCGACGTACGGCCAAAGCTCAATACGTTCGAGggctggaggatgagatTCAGACGCTTTACGGGGCTATAG
- the sts1 gene encoding cut8/STS1 family protein: MNSLVATPVPPHFYEYSRLSSPHPMSTPTHTPINRKRKADDDGNDHDGRMSASPTNSPAFTPRSLPAPRSFKRSRPNVSGRPLSLPRLLETLDTDALRGILRSMCERHPALADEVIHTSPRPSVSSALQVLRNYQSTLQNSFPLGGNPESDYAYNRVRQPLGNLLDALSDFTPHFLPPHETQASVSLSYLDGATDIIHALPRWHSPQNNIERDSAYDEICKAWILVIREAAKRGGGIQLQYGGWDQKLAKHNQNAGGRLQAAVNELGNSLGWMHGPDSQGYGSSTGGDLVSVREQLLSGTYGLGTPVKVGPW; the protein is encoded by the exons ATGAACAGCTTGGTGGCTACACCTGTGCCTCCACACTTCTACGAGTATTCTCGCCTCTCCTCTCCACATCCGA TGTCTACCCCTACTCATACGCCCATCAACCGTAAACGGAAagccgatgatgatggcaatgatCACGATGGACGGATGTCAGCTTCTCCCACCAACTCCCCCGCCTTCACTCCTCGATCTCTTCCGGCTCCTCGGTCCTTCAAACGGTCCCGCCCCAACGTCTCTGGCAGACCACTCTCCCTCCCTCGACTGTTGGAGACCCTCGACACAGATGCCTTGAGGGGGATACTACGGTCAATGTGCGAACGTCACCCGGCTTTGGCTGACGAAGTGATCCACACGTCCCCACGCCCGAGTGTTTCCTCTGCTCTTCAGGTTCTACGCAATTACCAATCGACTCTGCAAAACTCATTTCCGCTAGGCGGCAATCCTGAGTCGGACTATGCCTACAACCGTGTCCGACAGCCGCTGGGGAATCTGCTGGATGCTCTGAGTGATTTCACGCCTCATTTCTTGCCGCCACATGAAACTCAAGCGTCCGTGTCTCTGAGTTATCTGGACGGGGCTACAGATATCATTCACGCATTGCCACGATGGCACTCACCACAGAACAACATAGAGCGGGACTCTGCATATGATGAAATCTGCAAGGCATGGATTCTGGTAATCCGAGAGGCGGCAAAGCGTGGTGGCGGAATTCAGCTACAGTATGGTGGATGGGATCAGAAATTGGCGAAACATAACCAGAATGCGGGCGGTCGACTTCAGGCTGCCGTTAACGAGCTTGGTAACAGCTTGGGTTGGATGCACGGCCCAGACTCCCAAGGCTATGGAAGTTCGACCGGTGGGGATCTTGTCTCGGTCCGAGAACAGTTACTTTCCGGCACTTACGGTTTGGGAACTCCCGTCAAGGTTGGACCCTGGTAA
- the mvd1 gene encoding diphosphomevalonate decarboxylase MVD1, which translates to MAATSDRTVYRATTTAPVNIAVIKYWGKRDASLNLPTNSSLSVTLSQRSLRTLTTASCSAIYPAADELILNGKPQDIQTSKRTLACLSNLRSLRQALENADPSLPKLSTLPLRIVSENNFPTAAGLASSAAGFAALVRAVADLYQLPQSPLELSRIARQGSGSACRSLMGGYVAWRAGEREDGSDSLAEEVAPASHWPEMRAIILVVSAEKKDVPSTEGMQTTVATSSLFATRAASVVPERMAAIETAIQNKDFATFAEITMRDSNSFHATCLDSWPPIFYMNDVSRAAVRLVHDINRAVGRTVCAYTFDAGPNAVIYYLEKDSEVVAGTIKAILGPNTEGFDGPFYDILKNVTASVVPLEKVDSRAVEILKNGISRVILTGVGEGPISVEDHLVSATGDILAS; encoded by the exons ATGGCGGCTACTTCTGATCGTACCGTCTATCGTGCTACCACTACCGCCCCGGTCAACATTGCTGTTATTAA GTACTGGGGTAAAAGAGATGCGTCTTTGAATCTGCCAACCAATTCCTCCCTTTCTGTTACCCTTTCTCAGCGCTCCCTCCGAACCCTCACTACCGCCTCCTGCTCAGCTATCTACCCCGCTGCAGACGAGCTCATCTTGAACGGCAAGCCACAGGATATTCAGACCTCCAAACGTACACTCGCTTGTCTCTCCAACCTACGTTCCCTCCGTCAGGCTCTCGAAAATGCCGACCCCTCATTGCCTAAACTGTCTACTCTCCCGTTGCGAATTGTTTCTGAGAACAACTTTCCCACCGCTGCGGGTCTCGCAAGCTCAGCTGCTGGTTTCGCGGCCCTTGTCCGTGCCGTGGCAGATCTTTATCAGCTTCCACAATCTCCTCTGGAGCTCAGCCGTATTGCCCGTCAGGGTTCCGGCTCTGCTTGTCGATCTCTGATGGGTGGTTACGTTGCCTGGCGTGCTGGTGAGCGGGAAGATGGTAGCGACAGTCTGGCTGAGGAAGTCGCTCCCGCATCTCATTGGCCTGAGATGCGTGCAATAATCCTTGTGGTTAGTGCCGAGAAGAAAGACGTCCCCAGTACAGAGGGTATGCAGACTACAGTTGCTACCTCGAGTCTCTTTGCTACCCGGGCCGCATCTGTTGTCCCTGAGCGGATGGCCGCCATTGAGACGGCAATCCAGAACAAGGACTTCGCCACCTTTGCGGAAATCACCATGCGTGACTCTAACAGCTTCCACGCAACTTGCCTCGACTCCTGGCCTCCGATCTTCTACATGAACGACGTCTCCAGAGCTGCCGTGAGACTCGTCCACGACATCAACCGTGCCGTTGGCCGGACTGTATGTGCTTACACATTCGACGCTGGCCCGAATGCCGTTATCTACTACCTTGAGAAAGATTCGGAGGTAGTCGCAGGAACCATCAAGGCTATTTTGGGCCCTAACACTGAAGGCTTCGACGGCCCATTCTATGATATCTTGAAAAACGTCACTGCTTCGGTCGTGCCTCTGGAGAAGGTTGACTCTAGAGCTGTAGAAATCTTGAAGAACGGCATCAGCCGCGTCATTCTGACTGGAGTTGGGGAGGGTCCCATCAGCGTGGAGGATCACCTTGTGAGCGCGACGGGTGATATCCTCGCTTCTTGA
- a CDS encoding Elongator subunit IKI3 codes for MRNLKNVRLAEVHLQNELPLTATAWDTASDAVICTFGPTEANPIIELRRKHQDSYFTDPVGAEVFECIASWDAPCPLPDLRCDRVLSLHYFADNLTACLVLEGGDIVVVREDPLPGEEKIEIVGSVDVGISAAAWSPDEELLALTTRANTFLYMTREFENVAEITFTPEDLKVSQHVSVGWGKRETQFQGKRAKALRDPTIPEKVDEGRLSSNDDGRTTISWRGDGAYVAVNSIEAGFRRVIRVYSREGALDSVSEPVDGLEGALSWRPYGNLIAGIQRLEDKVEVVFFERNGLRHGEFSLRLNEEERASWASDIHLSWNVDSTVLAVLFRDRIQFWTMGNYHYYLKEEVPVVVDPDYPHPFAFKWHQEKALRSVACGSASILDLDFVFDVSHGSTFAPHDVGAVAVIDGKTLKLTPLKLSGVPPPMAHNDVPVDSNVVDVAFSKSGTRIAVLMKDCFSIYMWSLKTRPVPSPILESSHPLPDNLDNRPRQIAFLNENEVYILRNSGPNSTCIQKTTLETRSTTTVYQTTDSGQILTIFPAVGHEALWFSHVPQPGRPIAYCILKASPEEDVQVDSWDQSPAVDTHWARAVHLSDDERILISLSRTGALYANNQLLAKNCTSFLVTQAHILFTTSQHLLKFVHLTKAEEMEVPADTPETDERCRSIERGSKLVSVMPSKFAVTLQAPRGNIETIYPRALVLAGIRNYIDRKDYRSAFLACRSQMVDMNILHDYAPEQFLENVALFLDQVKRVDFIDEFLSRLSEDDVSQTLYKDTLKTPREVQTTTQPEGTASFKPTTKTSKVNRICDAFLATLEKRMDTNLHNLVTAHVCKSPPDLEAGLQLVARLREQSPEQAEDAIEHMCFLTDAHRLYDHALGLYDLELTLLVAQQAQRDPREYLPFLRKLQQLPEDRRRFEIDNYLGRWAKALKHLHALNAYDEIRVYVIKHELYKEAIDLFKYQPEQLRDITHIYADFLHDHSKYKEAGIAYESLSLYEDAYKCYHLAHLWRESLYCALMVPLSEADLTAHALALTTTLTEESRDYVSAAQIHAEHLHDIPAAARLLCRGSRFADATRILTLHGKKDLIPEIVDTGLADAMGATTDLLADFRSQLNAQVPRIRELRERRAADPLAYFGGDPTTDDLGVDIPDNVSLAPTDASTLAGRTMFTRYTGKTASSRHTSKTRRREERKRARGKKGTVYEEEYLVNSVRRLIERVNSTVPEVETLVDALLRRGMRERAVAIEKAMQEVLKMCAQSREEVFGALEQNESEKNAAEGLDKEDVDGAEELRPRGGQRVFAESVRSVLGTSIPGREVPPVKEMKKSALLN; via the exons ATGCGCAACTTGAAAAACGTGCGCCTCGCCGAGGTGCATCTTCAGAATGAGCTTCCTCTCACGGCTACCGCGTGGGATACAGCTTCGGACGCTGTAATTTGTACCTTTGGACCTACAGAGGCAAACCCCATCATTGAGCTTCGGAGGAAACACCAAGACAGCTACTTTACGGACCCTGTAGGCGCAGAAGTATTTGAATGCATCGCATCCTGGGATGCGCCATGCCCACTACCTGATTTGCGCTGCGATCGGGTTCTCTCACTACATTACTTCGCGGACAATCTCACCGCGTGCTTGGTCTTGGAGGGAGGTGATATCGTCGTCGTTCGTGAAGATCCCCTTCCgggcgaggagaagatcgagatcGTGGGTTCAGTCGATGTTGGTATCTCAGCTGCCGCTTGGTCTCCAGATGAGGAGCTACTGGCTCTCACAACTAGAGCCAATACCTTTCTCTATATGACTAGAGAGTTTGAGAATGTTGCTGAAATCACCTTCACCCCCGAAGATCTTAAAGTATCTCAGCATGTTTCTGTCGGCTGGGGCAAGCGAGAAACACAATTTCAGGGAAAAAGAGCCAAAGCTCTCAGGGACCCCACGATACCCGAAAAGGTAGACGAGGGCCGATTGAGCAGCAACGATGACGGCAGAACTACTATCAGCTGGCGCGGTGACGGTGCTTACGTTGCTGTGAACAGCATCGAAGCGGGTTTTCGTCGCGTGATTAGAGTCTATTCTAGAGAAGGCGCTTTGGACAGCGTCAGCGAGCCAGTCGACGGTCTAGAAGGTGCCCTTAGCTGGCGGCCCTACGGCAATCTGATTGCGGGAATTCAGAGACTTGAAGACAAGGTCGAGGTGGTATTTTTTGAGAGAAACGGCTTGCGCCATGGAGAGTTTTCGCTTCGCCTcaacgaggaagaaagagcaTCCTGGGCCTCCGATATACACCTCAGCTGGAATGTCGATTCAACAGTCCTGGCCGTACTGTTCCGAGATCGCATACAGTTCTGGACGATGGGTAACTACCACTATTATCTCAAGGAAGAGGTTCCTGTGGTGGTCGACCCGGATTATCCTCATCCTTTTGCCTTCAAATGGCATCAAGAGAAGGCTCTACGCTCTGTTGCTTGTGGCTCAG CGTCTATTCTGGACCTGGATTTTGTCTTCGACGTTTCCCATGGTTCGACCTTCGCACCTCATGACGTCggtgctgttgctgtgaTCGATGGAA AAACCCTCAAGTTGACGCCCTTGAAGCTATCGGGAGTTCCTCCACCAATGGCTCACAACGACGTGCCAGTGGACTCGAACGTCGTCGATGTCGCATTCAGCAAGTCTGGCACCCGGATAGCTGTCCTCATGAAAGATTGCTTCTCTATCTACATGTGGTCACTGAAGACTCGtcctgttccttctccaatACTCGAGTCTAGCCATCCCTTGCCGGACAATCTAGACAATCGGCCGCGACAGATTGCTTTTTTGAACGAGAATGAAGTCTACATTCTCAGGAACAGCGGACCTAACAGTACATGTATTCAAAAGACAACGCTCGAGACTCGATCAACGACGACCGTCTACCAAACAACAGACTCGGGGCAGATTCTCACAATTTTCCCGGCCGTTGGACATGAAGCTTTGTGGTTTTCGCATGTCCCTCAACCTGGACGTCCAATCGCGTACTGTATCCTAAAGGCCTCTCCTGAAGAAGACGTCCAAGTTGACTCCTGGGACCAGAGTCCTGCTGTCGACACTCACTGGGCTCGGGCTGTCCACTTGTCAGATGATGAG CGCATTTTGATTTCTTTATCGAGGACCGGAGCCCTTTATGCAAATAACCAGCTGCTTGCAAAGAATTGCACTTCCTTTCTCGTGACCCAAGCCCACATCTTGTTTACTACTTCCCAGCATCTTCTCAAGTTTGTTCACTTGACAAAAGCAGAAG AGATGGAGGTTCCTGCCGACACCCCCGAGACAGACGAACGATGCCGAAGTATCGAGCGTGGAAGCAAACTGGTATCCGTCATGCCCTCTAAGTTCGCTGTCACCCTCCAGGCGCCCAGGGGCAACATAGAGACAATCTACCCTCGAGCTCTGGTCTTAGCCGGCATCAGAAACTACATCGACAGAAAGGACTACCGCTCCGCGTTCCTTGCCTGCCGCAGCCAGATGGTAGATATGAATATCCTTCATGATTATGCACCTGAACAATTCCTGGAAAACGTCGCATTATTTTTAGATCAAGTGAAGAGAGTCGATTTCATCGATGAGTTCCTGTCCCGGTTGAG TGAGGATGATGTCTCACAAACCTTGTACAAGGACACCCTGAAGACACCCAGGGAGGTTCAAACCACAACTCAGCCAGAGGGTACAGCCTCTTTCAAGCCGACAACTAAGACCAGCAAGGTCAACCGTATCTGTGATGCTTTTCTGGCCACCCTTGAGAAACGCATGGACACCAACTTGCATAACCTCGTCACTGCACATGTATGCAAATCGCCACCAGATCTCGAAGCTGGACTTCAGCTTGTCGCTCGCCTGAGAG AACAAAGCCCGGAGCAAGCAGAGGACGCAATTGAGCATATGTGTTTCCTCACAGATGCTCACCGCCTATACGACCATGCATTGGGTCTCTACGACCTCGAGCTCACTTTGTTGGTCGCTCAACAGGCTCAAAGG GACCCCCGAGAATACCTCCCATTCCTGCGGAAACTCCAGCAGCTTCCTGAAGATCGACGCCGTTTCGAAATAGACAACTATCTTGGCCGCTGGGCCAAGGCTCTGAAGCATCTCCACGCTCTCAACGCATATGACGAGATACGCGTTTATGTCATAAAGCATGAGCTGTATAAAGAAGCAATCGACTTGTTTAAGTATCAGCCGGAGCAGCTGCGTGACATAACACATATCTATGCTGACTTCCTACACGACCACTCCAAATACAAAGAAGCAGGAATCG CTTACGAGTCTCTCTCGCTCTACGAAGATGCATACAAGTGCTATCACCTGGCGCACCTCTGGCGCGAGTCGCTATACTGTGCCCTGATGGTTCCCCTATCGGAAGCCGACCTCACCGCCCACGCACTTGCTCTAACGACAACACTGACAGAAGAAAGCCGTGACTATGTCTCTGCAGCTCAAATCCACGCAGAGCATCTGCACGACATTCCGGCAGCCGCCCGCCTCCTCTGCCGCGGCTCCCGCTTCGCGGATGCCACGCGTATCCTCACGCTCCACGGCAAGAAGGATCTGATTCCAGAGATTGTGGACACAGGTCTTGCAGATGCCATGGGAGCCACGACGGACCTCCTCGCTGACTTCAGGTCGCAGTTGAACGCCCAGGTCCCTCGTATCCGAGAACTACGTGAACGCCGTGCTGCTGATCCCCTGGCGTATTTCGGTGGTGATCCAACCACCGACGACCTCGGAGTCGATATTCCAGATAATGTCTCTCTAGCTCCCACGGACGCCTCCACACTGGCTGGTCGCACCATGTTCACGAGGTACACCGGCAAAACGGCATCCTCACGACATACGTCCAAGACCCGACGGCGAGAGGAGCGGAAGCGGGCACGTGGTAAAAAGGGCACGGTCTACGAAGAAGAGTACCTAGTCAACAGTGTGCGGCGACTCATTGAACGGGTCAACTCGACTGTTCCCGAGGTGGAAACGCTTGTTGATGCACTCCTGCGGCGAGGGATGCGCGAGCGCGCCGTTGCTATTGAAAAGGCTATGCAGGAAGTGCTAAAGATGTGTGCTCAAAGTAGGGAGGAAGTGTTCGGCGCCCTGGAACAGAATGAGAGTGAAAAAAATGCCGCAGAGGGGCTTGACAAGGAAGACGTTGACGGTGCTGAAGAACTTAGACCACGTGGAGGGCAGCGCGTGTTCGCTGAGAGTGTCAGGTCCGTGCTCGGCACCAGCATCCCAGGGCGGGAAGTCCCACCGGTCAAGGAAATGAAGAAATCTGCCCTGCTGAACTAG
- a CDS encoding cytochrome c oxidase VIIc family protein, protein MFKMNAASALRARMATSFVVRRGFSTTRAQFASPYHYAEGPRSNIPFNPLTKYFFWRYWAFMITGFGAPFAIAGTFSVAKCSIIYSNSAPIQFGKPTRPVRELAYGESARASASLGTGKWREMYSILEALVLCTKFRIQWPGQQFFAVY, encoded by the exons ATGTTCAAGATGAACGCCGCTTCTGCTCTCCGCGCCAGAATGGCCACTTCCTTCGTCGTCCGTCGTGGCTTTTCCACCACCCGGGCCCAGTTCGCCAGTCCGTACCACTACGCTGAGGGCCCTCGCTCCAACATTCCCTTCAACCCTCTGACCAAGTACTTCTTCTGGAGATACTGGGCTTTCATGA TCACCGGTTTCGGTGCTCCCTTCGCCATTGCTGGTACGTTCTCAGTAGCCAAATGCAGTATCATATATTCTAACAGTGCTCCTATACAGTTTGGCAAACCTACAAGACCCGTTAGGGAGCTCGCTTACGGTGAAAGTGCTCGTGCCTCGGCATCCTTGGGCACTGGGAAATGGCGGGAAATGTATTCTATACTTGAAGCTTTGGTATTATGTACAAAGTTCAGAATTCAATGGCCAGGGCAGCAGTTCTTTGCGGTCTATTGA